A window of the Roseovarius sp. S88 genome harbors these coding sequences:
- a CDS encoding superoxide dismutase, whose product MAFELPDLPYAHDALAGKGMSKETLEYHHDLHHKAYVDNGNRLIAGTEWDGKSMEDIITGTYDANAVAQNGIFNNISQLWNHNQFWEMMGPGDSKMPGELESALTESFGSVDAFKEQFSAAGAGQFGSGWCWLVKNSDGSLAVTKTENGVNPLCFGQTALLGCDVWEHSYYIDFRNKRPAYLTNFLDNLVNWENVASRM is encoded by the coding sequence ATGGCTTTTGAACTTCCCGATCTTCCTTATGCACATGACGCGCTGGCCGGCAAAGGCATGTCGAAAGAGACGCTGGAATATCACCACGACCTGCACCACAAGGCCTATGTGGACAATGGCAACAGGCTGATTGCCGGGACCGAGTGGGACGGCAAATCGATGGAAGACATCATCACCGGCACCTATGACGCCAATGCCGTGGCGCAGAACGGTATTTTCAACAACATCAGCCAGCTTTGGAACCACAACCAGTTCTGGGAGATGATGGGGCCAGGCGACAGCAAGATGCCCGGTGAGTTGGAAAGTGCCCTGACTGAGAGCTTTGGCTCAGTTGACGCCTTCAAAGAACAGTTTTCCGCCGCAGGCGCGGGTCAGTTCGGCTCTGGCTGGTGTTGGCTGGTCAAGAATTCTGATGGGTCGCTGGCCGTGACTAAGACCGAAAACGGCGTGAACCCACTTTGCTTTGGCCAAACCGCGCTTTTGGGCTGCGACGTGTGGGAACATTCCTACTACATCGATTTCCGCAACAAACGGCCTGCATATCTGACAAACTTCCTCGACAATCTGGTGAACTGGGAAAACGTCGCCAGTCGGATGTAA
- a CDS encoding TIGR00730 family Rossman fold protein, whose protein sequence is MTARSICVFCGSRPGKNPAYMADAEVFGTIIARQNWRLVYGAGDVGLMGAVARATQAAGGETFGVMPDSLFDREIGKTDLTHYVLTETMHERKKVMFMNCGAVVVLPGGAGSLDEFFEVLTWRQIGLHEKPIFLLNTKGYWDKLIQLIDHVIDQDFADGSLREFVQVADTVENLEKGLEKALG, encoded by the coding sequence ATGACAGCGCGGTCAATCTGTGTCTTTTGCGGCTCACGCCCCGGCAAAAACCCCGCCTATATGGCGGATGCGGAGGTCTTTGGTACCATCATAGCGCGTCAAAACTGGCGTTTGGTTTATGGCGCGGGGGATGTCGGGTTGATGGGCGCAGTGGCGCGGGCTACGCAAGCGGCAGGCGGCGAAACCTTTGGTGTGATGCCGGACAGCCTGTTTGACCGTGAAATCGGCAAGACAGACCTGACGCATTACGTGCTCACCGAAACGATGCATGAACGCAAGAAAGTCATGTTCATGAACTGTGGTGCGGTGGTGGTGCTGCCGGGGGGCGCAGGATCGCTCGATGAGTTTTTTGAGGTGCTCACCTGGCGCCAGATCGGACTTCATGAAAAGCCGATATTTCTTTTGAATACAAAAGGGTATTGGGACAAGCTCATTCAGCTGATTGATCATGTGATTGATCAGGATTTTGCGGATGGCTCCTTACGCGAGTTTGTGCAGGTGGCAGACACGGTTGAAAACTTGGAGAAGGGCCTGGAGAAAGCGTTGGGCTGA
- the ruvX gene encoding Holliday junction resolvase RuvX, whose product MIIDDIAEFASALPGMRPLIGLDLGTKTIGVAASDALLSTATPLETVKRTKFMQDATRLLEYATDREAAGIVLGLPRNMDGSEGPRAQSTRSFAQNLAKLTEIPITYWDERLSTVAAERALLEADLTRKRRSEVIDAVAAAYILQGALDRLRHLKDQP is encoded by the coding sequence ATGATCATTGATGACATCGCCGAGTTTGCCTCTGCCCTGCCCGGCATGCGGCCGTTGATTGGGTTGGATCTGGGCACCAAAACAATTGGCGTGGCGGCCTCAGATGCGCTTTTGAGCACCGCGACCCCGCTTGAAACTGTGAAACGAACCAAATTCATGCAGGACGCAACCCGGCTTTTGGAGTACGCAACGGATCGTGAGGCGGCAGGCATTGTTCTGGGTTTGCCCCGCAATATGGATGGATCGGAAGGTCCACGCGCGCAATCCACGCGATCATTTGCGCAGAATTTGGCAAAATTGACAGAGATTCCCATCACCTACTGGGATGAACGCCTTTCCACGGTTGCGGCAGAAAGGGCACTGCTTGAGGCAGATTTGACCCGAAAGCGTCGCTCTGAGGTGATCGATGCGGTGGCGGCTGCGTATATTCTGCAAGGAGCGCTGGATCGCTTGCGCCATCTGAAGGACCAACCGTAG
- a CDS encoding sarcosine oxidase subunit delta has protein sequence MLILECPCCGVAGEETEFAGGGEAHLKRFGPGSSDDEFHTYLFAKENPKGVHFERWRHANGCGKWFLAARNTMTLEVYGTYSAQTTEPPQKIKDKISAKVPGWSWREFS, from the coding sequence ATGCTGATCCTTGAGTGCCCGTGCTGCGGCGTGGCGGGTGAAGAAACCGAATTTGCAGGCGGCGGCGAGGCGCATCTCAAGCGTTTTGGCCCCGGCTCCAGCGATGATGAGTTCCACACCTATCTTTTCGCCAAGGAAAACCCCAAAGGCGTGCATTTCGAACGCTGGCGGCATGCCAATGGCTGTGGCAAGTGGTTTCTGGCGGCGCGCAACACCATGACGCTCGAAGTCTACGGCACCTATTCCGCCCAGACCACTGAGCCGCCGCAAAAGATCAAAGACAAAATCTCGGCCAAGGTGCCGGGCTGGAGCTGGAGGGAGTTCTCATGA
- a CDS encoding immunity protein Imm33 domain-containing protein has product MKNSIRQSQKQICARFGVEPCEAFGGEKVGISDNATAGLMPLNGLRHPPTQGVTGWYLWGGTEFSDAADFFKPVHLAHLESSCELGLKYLLLPPGWRFLTDGTYEDVWFDSALLEVDN; this is encoded by the coding sequence TTGAAGAACAGTATCAGACAATCACAAAAGCAAATATGCGCTCGATTTGGTGTTGAACCGTGTGAAGCTTTCGGCGGCGAAAAAGTAGGTATTTCAGACAATGCGACGGCAGGATTGATGCCCTTGAATGGGCTTCGCCATCCCCCGACACAAGGTGTAACCGGTTGGTATCTTTGGGGTGGAACTGAGTTTTCAGATGCAGCCGATTTCTTCAAGCCAGTTCACCTTGCTCACCTTGAAAGTAGCTGCGAACTTGGCCTCAAGTATCTATTGCTTCCGCCGGGTTGGCGCTTCCTGACTGACGGTACTTATGAGGATGTGTGGTTCGATTCAGCGCTTCTCGAAGTCGATAACTGA
- a CDS encoding branched-chain amino acid ABC transporter permease, with protein MITERWINSAVIAGILAVLVYALVADEPFTITLLTRVVILALAAVGLNIALGIGGLVSLGHAAFFGLGGYAMGVLASHAQTFTPLDLGLFTLPGTKSMPIIWLAAVIVSALVAWVIGVLSLRTTGVYFIMITLAFGQMFFYFSISWSAYGGEDGLSIYVRNGFPGLNTLVPLQFFGLCFAALCLALIVFHRLQTSPFGLALNAARQVPERVETVGLNPMRLKLVAFVISGAITGLAGALFADLNRFVSPTMFSWQLSGELIVLIIIGGVGRLMGPVIGACLFVALEHWLGGLTDFWHIWLGVVLLLIVLFARGGLIGLLTGKEGAHV; from the coding sequence ATGATCACGGAACGCTGGATCAATAGCGCAGTGATCGCAGGAATTCTGGCGGTGCTGGTCTATGCGCTTGTGGCGGATGAGCCGTTTACCATTACGCTTTTGACCCGGGTGGTGATCCTCGCCCTTGCCGCCGTGGGGCTGAATATCGCGCTTGGCATCGGAGGGCTTGTCAGCCTTGGACATGCCGCGTTTTTCGGCCTGGGGGGCTATGCGATGGGCGTGCTGGCCTCGCATGCGCAAACATTCACGCCGCTCGACCTTGGCCTTTTCACCCTGCCCGGGACCAAGTCGATGCCCATCATCTGGTTGGCGGCGGTGATTGTGTCGGCGCTGGTGGCCTGGGTCATCGGCGTGTTGAGCCTGCGAACAACAGGCGTTTATTTCATCATGATCACCCTCGCCTTCGGCCAGATGTTTTTCTACTTCTCGATTTCCTGGAGCGCCTATGGCGGCGAGGATGGCCTTTCCATCTATGTACGCAACGGGTTTCCAGGGCTGAATACTCTTGTACCGCTGCAGTTTTTTGGGCTTTGCTTTGCGGCGCTTTGCCTTGCGCTCATTGTGTTCCATCGCCTGCAAACGTCGCCCTTCGGACTGGCGCTCAATGCCGCGCGGCAGGTGCCAGAAAGGGTGGAAACCGTAGGCTTGAACCCCATGCGGCTCAAGCTGGTGGCGTTCGTGATCTCAGGCGCGATCACTGGGCTGGCTGGCGCGCTCTTTGCCGATCTCAACCGATTTGTCAGCCCGACGATGTTCAGTTGGCAGCTTTCGGGCGAATTGATTGTTCTGATCATCATCGGCGGCGTCGGGCGGCTTATGGGGCCAGTGATCGGCGCATGTCTTTTTGTCGCTCTTGAGCATTGGCTCGGGGGGCTGACCGACTTCTGGCACATCTGGCTGGGTGTGGTCCTTTTGCTCATCGTGCTTTTTGCACGCGGCGGTTTGATCGGTCTTTTGACCGGTAAGGAAGGCGCACATGTCTGA
- a CDS encoding sarcosine oxidase subunit gamma yields MSSAVSALQGAKFDGYVKVEEMGLRGMITLRGDVASAKMKKAVLEATGAKLPKQREILHEGDKAVAWMSPDELLVMVPYAEVEATLGVLEKTLKGQHFLAANVSDARAIFSLDGDAAREIIAKLCPVDMATDAFAPGQIRRTRMAQIAAAFWMTSETRIEVVCFRSVAQYAFDLLKDAAEPGGEVGVLT; encoded by the coding sequence ATGTCTAGCGCAGTCAGCGCCCTGCAAGGCGCAAAATTCGATGGTTACGTGAAAGTTGAGGAAATGGGCCTGCGCGGGATGATCACGCTGCGCGGAGACGTTGCGTCGGCCAAAATGAAAAAGGCGGTGCTGGAGGCCACTGGCGCGAAGCTGCCCAAGCAGCGTGAGATCCTTCACGAAGGCGACAAGGCTGTCGCGTGGATGTCCCCCGATGAGCTCTTGGTGATGGTTCCCTATGCTGAGGTTGAGGCTACTTTAGGTGTTCTAGAAAAGACATTGAAGGGCCAACATTTTCTGGCAGCGAATGTATCCGATGCGCGGGCGATATTCAGCCTCGATGGCGACGCCGCGCGCGAGATCATCGCAAAGCTTTGCCCGGTTGACATGGCCACTGACGCCTTCGCCCCTGGCCAGATCCGCCGCACTCGCATGGCCCAGATCGCGGCCGCCTTCTGGATGACTTCTGAGACACGCATCGAAGTTGTCTGCTTCCGTTCGGTCGCGCAATACGCCTTTGACCTGCTCAAAGACGCAGCAGAACCGGGGGGTGAGGTGGGGGTTTTAACATAA
- a CDS encoding branched-chain amino acid ABC transporter permease, producing the protein MLFLMAAGLTLIFGVMGLINLAHGSLYMVGAFAAAAVAGVTGSFLLALVAALAAAALAGALVEMTVIRRLYGKAHLDQVLATFALILIFSEGTRWVFGSFPLFLDIPDYLSGPITLPGGIEYPLYRLALIVVGLLVAAGLWWLTARTRIGIQIRAGENDREMIAALGVNISALYTLVFALGAALAGLAGALVGAIQSVQVGMGEPVLILAFVVIVIGGIGSIKGAFIGAILVGLTDTLGGIFLPELFKLFMEGGAATQTGSALASMAVYILMGLVLIWRPTGLFGARA; encoded by the coding sequence ATGCTGTTTTTGATGGCCGCCGGGCTGACGCTGATTTTCGGGGTCATGGGCCTGATCAACCTCGCGCATGGCTCGCTTTACATGGTGGGGGCCTTTGCCGCGGCAGCCGTGGCCGGAGTGACCGGGTCATTCCTGCTCGCCTTGGTGGCGGCATTGGCTGCCGCGGCGCTGGCAGGAGCGTTGGTAGAAATGACCGTCATTCGTAGGCTTTATGGCAAAGCGCATCTGGATCAGGTGCTGGCGACCTTTGCGCTGATCCTGATCTTCTCTGAAGGCACGCGGTGGGTCTTTGGGTCTTTTCCTCTCTTTCTGGACATCCCCGACTACCTCTCAGGACCTATCACCCTGCCCGGCGGCATCGAATATCCGCTCTACAGGCTGGCGTTGATCGTCGTTGGGTTGCTGGTGGCCGCGGGGCTTTGGTGGCTGACCGCGCGCACACGCATCGGTATTCAAATCCGTGCTGGCGAAAACGACCGCGAGATGATTGCCGCACTGGGCGTGAACATCTCGGCGCTTTATACGCTGGTTTTCGCACTTGGGGCGGCTCTGGCGGGCCTTGCAGGCGCATTGGTGGGGGCCATTCAATCGGTGCAGGTGGGTATGGGGGAACCCGTGCTGATCCTGGCCTTTGTGGTGATCGTTATTGGCGGGATTGGCTCGATCAAAGGTGCCTTCATCGGGGCCATTCTGGTGGGCCTGACCGATACGCTTGGCGGGATTTTCCTGCCCGAGCTGTTCAAGCTCTTTATGGAAGGTGGGGCTGCGACACAGACTGGCTCGGCCCTGGCCTCAATGGCGGTCTATATCCTGATGGGACTGGTTCTGATCTGGCGGCCCACGGGCCTATTCGGGGCGCGCGCATGA
- the ccmI gene encoding c-type cytochrome biogenesis protein CcmI yields MIFWAIAGGLALLCAFVLGLFGLKGQAGDEPPAAYDLKVYRDQLKEVDRDLARGVIAEEDAERIRAEVSRRILAADAQLQATEATGGKQPLGLRIAILAAAVAVVGGAGALYARMGVPGYEDLPLQLRLATSNEARANRPSQAELEEVLPEFEITEDIPEDYQALITRLRDTVENRPDDMRGLQLLARTEASIGNLPAAHAAQTKLIELKGDAATAEDFAELADMMISSGGGFVSAEAEIALREALDRNPQEPRARYYMGLYLMQVDRPDMAFRTWDALLRESTSDAPWVPLIRGQIEELAWRAGIARYQLLDENRRSGPTLADMTAARDMTPEEREGMIRSMVAGLDERIREEGGTPGEWARLINAYAVLGDEDEIRDVLARAREAFAGDPENLEIMENAAKEAGFAE; encoded by the coding sequence ATGATTTTCTGGGCTATAGCAGGTGGGTTGGCGCTTTTGTGTGCGTTTGTTCTTGGGCTTTTCGGGCTTAAGGGCCAGGCCGGGGATGAACCGCCTGCTGCTTATGATTTGAAGGTCTATCGCGATCAGCTCAAAGAAGTGGATCGCGATCTGGCGAGGGGTGTTATTGCCGAGGAAGACGCCGAACGTATTCGTGCCGAGGTATCACGTCGCATTCTGGCTGCGGATGCTCAGTTGCAGGCAACCGAAGCAACAGGTGGTAAACAGCCCCTTGGCCTTCGCATTGCAATCCTGGCGGCAGCTGTTGCTGTCGTCGGCGGTGCCGGAGCGCTTTATGCGCGGATGGGTGTGCCGGGATACGAAGACCTGCCATTGCAATTGCGTCTGGCGACCTCAAATGAGGCACGCGCCAACCGCCCTTCACAGGCCGAGCTTGAAGAGGTTTTGCCGGAATTTGAGATCACTGAGGACATTCCGGAAGATTATCAGGCGCTCATCACGCGCCTGCGCGACACGGTCGAAAACCGGCCCGATGACATGCGCGGTCTGCAGCTTTTGGCGCGTACCGAGGCATCGATCGGCAATCTTCCGGCAGCGCATGCGGCACAGACCAAGCTTATCGAGTTGAAAGGCGACGCTGCGACGGCTGAGGATTTTGCCGAATTGGCCGATATGATGATTTCATCGGGTGGCGGGTTTGTCTCAGCTGAGGCTGAAATAGCCCTGCGCGAGGCGCTCGACCGCAATCCTCAAGAGCCGCGCGCGCGCTACTATATGGGGCTCTACCTGATGCAGGTGGATCGGCCTGATATGGCGTTTCGCACCTGGGACGCGCTTTTGAGGGAAAGCACGTCTGACGCGCCTTGGGTGCCACTTATTCGGGGTCAGATCGAAGAGCTGGCCTGGCGCGCGGGTATCGCCCGATATCAGCTGCTGGATGAAAACCGCCGTTCGGGGCCAACCCTGGCCGATATGACGGCGGCGCGCGACATGACACCCGAAGAACGCGAAGGCATGATCCGCAGCATGGTTGCGGGGCTTGATGAACGCATCCGTGAAGAAGGCGGCACACCCGGCGAATGGGCGCGCTTGATAAACGCCTATGCCGTGCTGGGGGACGAGGACGAGATCCGGGATGTCCTGGCCCGCGCGCGGGAGGCGTTTGCAGGGGACCCCGAGAACCTGGAGATCATGGAAAACGCGGCCAAGGAAGCCGGGTTCGCGGAATGA
- a CDS encoding sarcosine oxidase subunit beta family protein gives MKRYSAFAIAREALSHHMGWERAWASPEPKKKYDAIIIGAGGHGLATAYYLGKNHGLTNVAILEKGWLGGGNTGRNTTIIRSNYLQDPSAAIYEKSRSLYETLSQDLNYNVMFSPRGVIMLAQTQHEVRGYERTAHANALQGVKTEFISPSRVKELCPIMNIDGPRYPVLGGLWQARGGTARHDAVAWGYARACSAMGMDVIQKCEVTGIRSEGGKVKGVTTNRGDIDCDKLGIVVAGHSGHLADMAGFRLPIESVALQALVSEPIKPCMDVVVMANTVHGYMSQSDKGEMVIGGGTDGYNNFTQRGSFHHIEETVRALVETFPMIARLKMLRQWGGIVDVTGDRSPILSKAPLENCFINCGWGTGGFKAIPGSGWGFAELMAKGYSPLTAEFGLDRFYEGRFIDESVAAGVAH, from the coding sequence ATGAAACGTTATTCCGCCTTTGCCATTGCCCGTGAGGCGTTGAGCCATCACATGGGTTGGGAACGGGCATGGGCGTCGCCCGAGCCGAAGAAAAAGTATGATGCAATCATCATCGGTGCAGGTGGGCATGGTCTGGCGACGGCCTACTACCTCGGCAAGAACCATGGTTTGACCAATGTCGCAATCCTTGAAAAAGGCTGGCTTGGGGGCGGTAACACAGGCCGCAACACCACGATCATTCGCTCGAACTATCTTCAGGACCCCTCAGCCGCGATTTATGAGAAGTCCCGCAGTCTCTATGAAACGCTGAGCCAGGATTTGAACTACAACGTCATGTTCAGCCCGCGTGGCGTGATCATGCTCGCCCAAACCCAACACGAGGTGCGTGGCTATGAGCGCACGGCTCATGCCAATGCGTTACAAGGTGTGAAAACAGAGTTCATCTCTCCCAGCCGCGTGAAAGAACTGTGTCCGATCATGAACATCGACGGCCCGCGTTACCCGGTGCTGGGCGGCTTGTGGCAGGCGCGTGGGGGCACTGCCCGCCATGACGCGGTGGCCTGGGGCTATGCGAGGGCCTGTTCGGCCATGGGTATGGACGTGATCCAGAAATGCGAAGTAACCGGCATCCGTTCTGAGGGTGGCAAGGTCAAAGGGGTCACCACCAACCGAGGCGACATTGACTGTGATAAGCTTGGCATCGTGGTGGCCGGTCACTCCGGACATCTGGCCGATATGGCGGGCTTCCGGCTTCCGATTGAATCGGTCGCACTTCAGGCGCTTGTATCTGAGCCGATCAAGCCCTGTATGGACGTGGTTGTTATGGCAAACACCGTGCATGGCTACATGAGCCAGTCTGACAAAGGCGAGATGGTCATTGGCGGCGGCACCGATGGCTACAACAACTTCACGCAGCGCGGCTCGTTCCATCACATCGAGGAAACCGTGCGCGCTCTTGTGGAAACCTTCCCGATGATCGCACGGCTCAAGATGCTGCGCCAATGGGGCGGGATCGTTGACGTGACCGGAGACCGCTCTCCGATCCTGTCAAAAGCACCTCTGGAGAACTGCTTTATCAACTGCGGCTGGGGCACCGGCGGGTTCAAGGCCATCCCCGGAAGCGGTTGGGGCTTTGCTGAACTCATGGCCAAAGGATATTCGCCGCTGACCGCAGAATTTGGCCTCGACCGGTTCTATGAGGGCCGTTTCATCGACGAATCCGTAGCAGCGGGTGTGGCACATTGA
- a CDS encoding sarcosine oxidase subunit alpha family protein, with protein MSTRLATGGRLVNKARALEFTFNGKRLRGFEGDTLASALLANDQMLVGRSFKYHRPRGIVASGAEEPNALVNMGRDETFEPNQRATTTELFDGLRATSQNHFPSLEFDVGAINSKLARFLPAGFYYKMFIHPRPLWKHVYEPFIRKSAGLGKAPRDRDQDKYEHLYAFYDVVVIGGGIAGLLAAKAAGEAGVKVLLMEQTAHWGGRAMVDTGTVNQMPVDKFVDETVSELATMSNVTMRLRMMGAGVYDHGYLLGYERVSDHAPSKNTPRHRLWRIRAKQIVTATGAIERPLSFAGNDIPGVMLASAVRDYAVNYGVSIGDRTVVVTNNDDAYQTAIAMKNAGLDVPLILDARAAGGGALADKARSLGIRVENGKAIAKVKGGKRVTGVAVCAQAGEGTPLEEVACDLVAMSGGWSPVVHLWSHCGGKLIWDDAQAMFRPDPEKAPTGAQGEGFVSVAGSANGAMHLADIVTDAINAGQAAAKATGGKPKRIKTPEADSPKMAAMEPIWLMPQGANIKLRSKSWLDYQNDVKVSDVQLAAREGFESVEHAKRYTTLGMATDQGKLSNINGLAILSDALNQPIPQTGTTTFRPPYTPISMAAIAGEARGPIFQPLRRTPMHDWHEENGAYWEPVGQWRRPYCFRKTPGEDIESAVKREINQTRSSLGLLDASTLGKLIVKGPDAGKFLDMLYTNMMSTLKPGRCRYGLMCNENGFLTDDGVVARIDEDTFLCHTTTGGADSIHAHMEDWLQCEWWDWKVYVANVTEQYAQVAVVGPNARKALEKLTKDDLSAETIPFMAWQDIQFGDINARVYRISFSGELSYEIAVPASQGRAFWDQLLKAGAEFDVMPYGTEALHVMRAEKGFIMIGDETDGTVIPQDLGLDWAISKKKEDYLGKRAQTRSHMADPNRWKLVGLETVDGSVLPDGAYCTSEGTNENGQRNVQGRVTSTYYSPTLDRGIAMGLIKHGPDRMGELVEFPKVDGTIVKAKIVNPVFFDAEGEKQNV; from the coding sequence ATGAGCACGCGTCTGGCAACAGGCGGGCGTCTGGTCAACAAGGCACGCGCGCTGGAATTTACCTTTAACGGCAAGCGCTTGCGCGGGTTTGAGGGCGACACGTTGGCCTCGGCATTGCTCGCCAATGATCAGATGCTTGTGGGCCGGTCATTCAAATACCACCGTCCGCGCGGCATTGTGGCTTCAGGCGCAGAAGAGCCCAACGCGCTGGTCAATATGGGCCGCGACGAGACGTTCGAGCCAAATCAACGCGCCACAACAACCGAGCTTTTCGACGGTCTGCGCGCCACATCGCAAAATCACTTCCCAAGCCTGGAATTCGACGTCGGCGCGATCAACAGCAAGCTGGCGCGGTTTTTGCCCGCAGGCTTCTACTACAAGATGTTCATCCATCCCCGTCCGCTCTGGAAGCATGTCTATGAGCCGTTCATTCGCAAGTCGGCGGGTCTGGGCAAAGCCCCACGCGACCGCGATCAGGACAAGTATGAACATCTCTATGCGTTCTACGATGTTGTTGTGATCGGTGGCGGCATTGCCGGGCTTCTGGCCGCCAAAGCGGCAGGCGAGGCGGGCGTCAAGGTACTCTTGATGGAGCAGACCGCCCATTGGGGCGGGCGTGCGATGGTTGACACCGGAACTGTCAACCAAATGCCTGTGGATAAGTTCGTGGACGAAACCGTTTCCGAACTGGCAACAATGTCTAATGTGACAATGCGCCTGCGCATGATGGGGGCGGGTGTTTATGACCACGGATATCTGCTTGGATATGAACGGGTTAGCGACCATGCTCCAAGCAAAAACACACCGCGTCACCGTCTTTGGCGCATCCGGGCAAAACAGATTGTCACCGCCACGGGGGCAATCGAACGTCCATTGAGTTTCGCAGGCAATGATATCCCCGGTGTTATGCTAGCCTCTGCGGTACGTGACTATGCAGTGAATTACGGTGTGTCTATTGGAGATCGCACTGTTGTTGTGACCAACAATGATGACGCCTACCAAACCGCGATTGCGATGAAAAACGCAGGGTTGGACGTGCCGTTGATCCTCGATGCCCGTGCCGCAGGTGGCGGCGCGCTGGCGGACAAGGCACGAAGCCTAGGCATCCGTGTTGAAAATGGCAAAGCCATTGCCAAGGTCAAAGGCGGCAAACGGGTCACGGGCGTTGCGGTCTGCGCCCAAGCGGGCGAGGGCACACCGCTTGAAGAAGTGGCCTGCGATCTGGTTGCCATGTCAGGCGGCTGGTCGCCTGTGGTGCATCTGTGGTCCCATTGCGGCGGCAAGCTGATTTGGGACGACGCGCAGGCAATGTTCCGCCCTGACCCCGAGAAAGCCCCGACAGGCGCCCAAGGCGAAGGATTTGTGTCCGTGGCGGGATCAGCAAACGGTGCGATGCATCTTGCGGACATTGTCACCGACGCGATTAACGCTGGCCAAGCCGCAGCCAAAGCAACTGGCGGCAAACCCAAACGGATCAAAACGCCTGAGGCCGACAGCCCAAAGATGGCAGCGATGGAACCCATCTGGCTGATGCCGCAGGGGGCCAATATCAAGCTGCGCTCCAAGTCTTGGCTCGACTATCAGAACGACGTGAAGGTGTCTGATGTCCAACTGGCAGCACGCGAGGGGTTTGAAAGCGTCGAACATGCCAAGAGATACACCACTCTAGGTATGGCCACAGATCAAGGAAAGCTGAGCAATATCAATGGTCTTGCGATCCTTTCTGATGCGCTAAATCAACCTATTCCACAGACTGGAACAACCACGTTCCGTCCGCCCTACACACCCATCTCAATGGCAGCGATTGCCGGTGAGGCCCGTGGTCCGATCTTTCAGCCGCTGCGCAGGACACCCATGCATGACTGGCACGAGGAAAACGGCGCATATTGGGAGCCCGTGGGCCAGTGGCGGCGGCCCTATTGCTTCCGCAAGACACCGGGCGAAGATATCGAAAGCGCCGTCAAGCGCGAGATCAACCAGACACGGTCAAGCTTGGGCCTTCTCGATGCCTCGACCCTGGGCAAACTCATTGTCAAAGGCCCAGACGCGGGCAAATTCCTCGACATGCTCTACACCAACATGATGAGCACGTTGAAACCTGGGCGCTGCCGCTATGGCTTGATGTGCAACGAAAACGGTTTCCTGACCGATGACGGTGTGGTGGCGCGCATCGACGAGGACACGTTCCTCTGCCACACCACCACAGGCGGCGCCGACAGCATCCATGCGCATATGGAAGATTGGCTGCAATGCGAATGGTGGGACTGGAAAGTCTATGTCGCCAACGTGACCGAGCAATATGCGCAAGTTGCGGTGGTTGGCCCAAATGCGCGCAAGGCTCTGGAAAAGTTGACGAAAGACGACCTCAGCGCCGAGACCATTCCATTCATGGCGTGGCAGGATATCCAGTTCGGTGACATCAACGCACGCGTCTACCGCATCTCCTTCTCGGGTGAGCTGAGCTATGAGATTGCGGTGCCTGCCTCTCAGGGTCGTGCGTTCTGGGATCAACTTCTGAAGGCAGGAGCCGAGTTTGATGTCATGCCTTACGGCACCGAGGCGCTCCACGTGATGCGCGCCGAGAAGGGCTTCATCATGATCGGCGACGAAACCGACGGCACGGTCATCCCGCAGGACCTTGGCCTCGACTGGGCTATTTCCAAGAAGAAAGAGGATTACCTCGGCAAACGCGCCCAAACCCGAAGCCACATGGCCGACCCAAACCGTTGGAAGCTGGTCGGGCTGGAAACCGTCGATGGCTCTGTTCTGCCAGATGGAGCCTATTGCACGTCTGAGGGCACCAACGAGAACGGTCAGCGCAACGTGCAGGGGCGTGTGACCTCGACCTACTATTCGCCAACGCTGGATCGTGGCATCGCCATGGGGCTGATCAAACACGGACCAGACCGCATGGGTGAATTGGTCGAATTCCCCAAGGTGGACGGCACCATCGTCAAAGCCAAAATCGTGAATCCTGTGTTCTTTGATGCCGAAGGGGAGAAGCAAAATGTCTAG
- a CDS encoding DUF1289 domain-containing protein: MNDNTPVWTRDEIESPCVRICVVHPEARICTGCFRTIDEISQWSKMSREDRREIMEALPDRASLLRKRRGGRSARLKRG; encoded by the coding sequence GTGAACGACAACACGCCAGTCTGGACACGCGACGAGATCGAGTCGCCTTGCGTGCGCATTTGCGTGGTGCATCCCGAGGCGCGGATTTGTACGGGGTGTTTTCGCACGATTGACGAGATCAGCCAGTGGTCCAAGATGTCCCGCGAGGACCGACGCGAAATCATGGAGGCCCTGCCTGATCGTGCGTCTTTACTGCGCAAGCGTCGCGGCGGACGCTCGGCACGATTGAAGCGCGGTTAA